GGAATTGTGCTACTCGTCCGAGGCGGCGCTTAGGACGCCATCGCGTCAGGTGGGGAACGTCAGGAACGGCAATGTCGTCAGCCGAACCTCACGCGGCCGCCGGCGACCCGTGGTGGGCGAGGAGGGACTTGAACCCTCACGTCCTTGCGGACACAGGAACCTGAATCCTGCGCGTCTGCCAATTCCGCCACTCGCCCGAGTGAGCAGGTCGGGCAGCCTAGCCGGTGGCCGCAGGCGGTGCGGCCGGCCCCGGTAGTGTGGCGGGATGGGCCTCCAGGCCTTCGAGCGGCGCCTCGAGCGCATGGTGGAGGGCGTGTTCGCGCGCGCCTTTCGCAGCGGGCTGAAGCCCGTCGAGCTCGGGCGGCGGCTCACCCGGGAGATGGACGACAACCGCAGCGTCGGGGTCACCGGCCGCACCGTCGTCCCCAACAGCTTCACGGTCTACCTGAGCGACAGCGACTACGACCAGTTCGCCGAGGTCCACGACGCGCTCGGGCGGGAGCTGGCCGACTGCGCCCGCGAGCACGCCCGCGACGAGGCCTACACGTTCATGGGGCCGGTCGAGGTCGAGCTCGTCATCGACGACAACCTCCGCACCGGGTCGTTCGCCATCGAGGGCCGGATGCGGGAGGGCGAGGGCGGCGCCGGGGCCGGCGCGCTCGTCACCCCGTCGGGCGAGCGCATCGTGCTCGGGGAGGGCGTCACCACGGTCGGCCGGCTGCCGGAGTGCCACGTCGTCCTCAACGACCCGAACGTCAGCCGCAACCACGCCGAGATCCGCCCGCAGGGCACCGGCTTCGTCGTCGTGGACCTCCGATCGACCAACGGCACCAGGGTGAACGGCGTCCGCGTCACCGAGCGGGCGCTCCAGGACGGCGACGAGGTCGCCTTCGGGAACACCCGGATGCGCTTCGAGGCGTCCTGACCCGTCGTTTCGCGCGCAGGGCCACCGGGCAGACCCGGGGCGCGAGAACCGTCCAACTACGCTCGGTCGCCGGTGTCGGAATCCCTCCTCACGATCCTCAAGCTGTGCCTGCTCCTGCTGCTCTACCTGTTCTTCCTGCGGGTGCTGCGGGCCGTCTGGGCCGAGGTGAGCGGCCCGCGCATCCCCGAGGTCGCGCCCCGGCCGAGCCGCAGGGAGCGCCGTGAGGGCCGCCGGGACGCCAGGCGGGGCGGCGGCGGCAGCGGCGCCTCCCTCACCGTCACCGAGCCGGCGGCGCTGCGGGGCCGGTCCTTCCCGCTGGACGAGGAGGTGACGGTGGGCCGGGCCGCCGGGTGCCAGGTCACCCTCGACGACACCTACGTCTCCCAGCTCCACGCCCGCGTGTTCGCGAGGGACGGGCAGTTCTTCGTCGAGGACCTCGGCTCGACCAACGGCACCTACCTCAACCGCCGGAAGGTGTCCGGGCCGATGGTGATGAACCGGGGCGACCGCCTCCAGGTCGGCAACACCGTGATGGAGCTGCGGTGACCGCCCTGCGGGCCGGAGCGGCCTCGGACCCCGGGCGGGTCAGGGCGGTCAACGAGGACAGCTCGCTCGTCGCCCACCCGATCTTCGCCGTCGCCGACGGCATGGGCGGCCACCGGGCCGGCGACGTCGCCTCCCAGGTCGCCCTCGCGGCGCTGAAGGCGGCGTCGTTCGAGCCGACCGTCGAGGGCCTCCGCGAGGGGATCCGGGCCGCGAACGTCGCCGTGTTCGAGCGGGCGTCCAACGAGCCGGAGCTGCGGGGCATGGGGACGACCCTCTGCGCCGTCGCCGTCGTGCGGGACGCCACCGCCGAGGGCGACGGCGAGGCGGAGGCCGCCGACGGCGAGGAGCGCATCGCCGTCGCCAACGTCGGCGACTCCCGGGCCTACCTGTTCAGGGACGGCGAGCTGGAGCAGCTCACCCACGACCACACGCTCGTCCAGACCATGGTGGACGACGACCGCCTCACCCCCGAGGAGGCGGCCGTCCACCCGCAGCGCCACATCGTCACCCGGGCGCTCGGCATCGAGCCCGAGGTCGACATCGACACCTGGGAGATCGTGCCGTTCGTCGGCGACCGCTTCCTCGTGTGCAGCGACGGCCTGTTCAACGAGGTCGACGAGGGCCGCATCGCCGCCGTGCTGCGCCGGCTGGCCGACCCCGACGACGCCGCCAGGGAGCTCGTCCGGCTGGCCAACGAGGGCGGCGGCCGGGACAACATCACCGTCGTCGTGGTCGACGTGGTGGACGACGACGACCGGGCCGCCCGGGCGTCCAGCGCGCTGGCCGCCGAGCCGCCGACCACCGCCGCCCGGGAGCCCGACCTCGCCGGGTTCTCCAGCCCGGCGCCGCTCGTGGACGACACCACCATCGTCAACCCGGTGGCCGTCGTCCCCCCGCCGGCGCCCCGCCCGAGCCGCCGCCAGCGGCGGGCCGCCCGCCGGGCCCACCGCAGGGTCACCTGGCGGGTCGTGCTCTTCCTCCTGCTCGTCCTCGGCGTGCTCGGCGCGGCCGGCGGGGCCGTCTGGTGGTACGGCCGCAACACCTACTTCGTGGCCTTCGACGGCGCCGACGTGGCCGTGTTCCGGGGCCGGCCGGGCGGGTTCCTCTGGTTCGAGCCCACGCTCGTCGAGCGGGCCGGCATCGCGAGGGCCGAGGTGCCGGCGTCGATGGTCGACCGCCTGGAGGAGGGCGCCGACCAGGGCACCCTCGACGAGGCCAGGGAGTTCGTCGCCAACCTCGAGGCCCAGATCGACACCGTCGGCGGCGGGTCGCCCGCGCCCACCACCACGGCCCCGGCCGTCACGATCGAGAGCACGACGACGACCTCATGATGCGGGCCATCCGCCGCAACACCGAGCTCGGGCTCATCCTGCTCGGGATCGTCATCACGGGCGGCCTCTACGCGCTGGCCAGCCTGGGGCGCACGGCGTCGCTGCCGGCCGACATCGGCCCGTTCCTCGGGATCGTGCTCGTGCTGCTCGGCGTCGCCCACCTCGCCACCCGGCGCCTGGCTCCGAACGCCGACGGGGTGCTGCTGCCGGTGGCCGCCCTGCTGAACGGCATCGGCTACGTGTTCATCGCCCGCCTGAACGAGGACCTGGCCGCCCTCCAGGCGACGTGGACGGCCGTCGGGATCGTCGCCTTCGTCGCCACCCTGGTCGTCGTCCGCCGGGCCAGGGACCTCGAGCGCTACCGGTGGTCGTTCGC
This DNA window, taken from Acidimicrobiales bacterium, encodes the following:
- a CDS encoding DUF3662 and FHA domain-containing protein produces the protein MGLQAFERRLERMVEGVFARAFRSGLKPVELGRRLTREMDDNRSVGVTGRTVVPNSFTVYLSDSDYDQFAEVHDALGRELADCAREHARDEAYTFMGPVEVELVIDDNLRTGSFAIEGRMREGEGGAGAGALVTPSGERIVLGEGVTTVGRLPECHVVLNDPNVSRNHAEIRPQGTGFVVVDLRSTNGTRVNGVRVTERALQDGDEVAFGNTRMRFEAS
- a CDS encoding PP2C family serine/threonine-protein phosphatase — its product is MTALRAGAASDPGRVRAVNEDSSLVAHPIFAVADGMGGHRAGDVASQVALAALKAASFEPTVEGLREGIRAANVAVFERASNEPELRGMGTTLCAVAVVRDATAEGDGEAEAADGEERIAVANVGDSRAYLFRDGELEQLTHDHTLVQTMVDDDRLTPEEAAVHPQRHIVTRALGIEPEVDIDTWEIVPFVGDRFLVCSDGLFNEVDEGRIAAVLRRLADPDDAARELVRLANEGGGRDNITVVVVDVVDDDDRAARASSALAAEPPTTAAREPDLAGFSSPAPLVDDTTIVNPVAVVPPPAPRPSRRQRRAARRAHRRVTWRVVLFLLLVLGVLGAAGGAVWWYGRNTYFVAFDGADVAVFRGRPGGFLWFEPTLVERAGIARAEVPASMVDRLEEGADQGTLDEAREFVANLEAQIDTVGGGSPAPTTTAPAVTIESTTTTS
- a CDS encoding FHA domain-containing protein; translated protein: MSESLLTILKLCLLLLLYLFFLRVLRAVWAEVSGPRIPEVAPRPSRRERREGRRDARRGGGGSGASLTVTEPAALRGRSFPLDEEVTVGRAAGCQVTLDDTYVSQLHARVFARDGQFFVEDLGSTNGTYLNRRKVSGPMVMNRGDRLQVGNTVMELR